One genomic segment of Rhodospirillales bacterium includes these proteins:
- a CDS encoding TRAP transporter fused permease subunit: MSASLTVFERGARMAAFAVAVAMSLYHMWIAASGPPEAMIFRGTHLLFALVLVFLFFPFRATEGERRVAWYDIAPIGLSLAAVGYIFVNYEYFVDRIYYIDDLRPADWVMAILTILLVLDATRRVIGWALPVTAVIFIVYALLIFGVEPQKLLDQLYMTTEGIFGPVLGVSASYVIIFVVFGSFMERTGTGKMFMDFALALTGHTAGGPGKVAVVSSSLFGTISGSAVANVMVDGPITIPLMKRTGFRPPFAAAVESVASTGGQIMPPVMGAAAFVMAEFLAVSYFQITVWALIPAVLYYVAVFSAVHFEAKRSGLLGLPKSDITPLKQVMRERGHLFIPILIILAGLFGGYSAPLSALAGALSCFPVAMLRANTRREIRWQGVFEALEDGAKNALAVAMACAAAGIVVGAVTLTGLGITFTNVVVELARSSLFLALVVTAIAGIILGMGMPTTPAYIIMVALLVPAIIKLGAIPPAAHMFAFYFAILSAITPPVALAVYAAAALAKTDLWNSGLAAMKVGAAGFIVPFMFIYEPSLLLIGDWTDAAMAFVSASVGTATLAASLMGYLLRPLALWQRALLLAAALMLIKPGLITDTIGFGILFLIILQQYAEGKRAAAVQ; the protein is encoded by the coding sequence ATGTCCGCATCATTGACTGTGTTCGAGCGCGGCGCGCGCATGGCGGCTTTTGCCGTCGCCGTCGCCATGTCGCTCTACCACATGTGGATCGCCGCCTCCGGTCCGCCGGAGGCGATGATCTTCCGCGGCACGCATCTGCTGTTCGCGCTGGTGCTGGTGTTCCTGTTCTTTCCGTTTCGCGCGACGGAAGGAGAACGGCGGGTGGCGTGGTATGACATCGCACCGATCGGCCTCAGCCTCGCGGCGGTCGGCTACATCTTCGTCAACTACGAGTACTTCGTCGACCGCATTTATTACATCGACGACCTCAGGCCCGCCGATTGGGTGATGGCGATCCTGACTATTCTGCTCGTGCTCGACGCGACGCGGCGGGTGATCGGCTGGGCTCTGCCCGTCACCGCGGTCATTTTTATCGTTTATGCCTTGCTCATTTTTGGCGTCGAGCCGCAGAAGCTGCTCGACCAGCTCTACATGACGACCGAGGGTATTTTCGGCCCGGTGCTCGGCGTTTCCGCCTCCTACGTCATCATTTTCGTGGTGTTCGGAAGCTTCATGGAACGCACCGGCACCGGCAAGATGTTCATGGATTTCGCGCTCGCGCTCACCGGTCACACCGCCGGCGGGCCGGGCAAGGTGGCGGTAGTCAGTTCCAGCCTGTTCGGCACCATATCCGGCAGCGCCGTCGCCAACGTCATGGTCGACGGTCCGATTACCATTCCGCTGATGAAGCGAACCGGATTCCGCCCGCCGTTCGCCGCCGCCGTCGAATCGGTCGCCTCGACCGGCGGTCAGATCATGCCCCCGGTGATGGGCGCGGCGGCTTTCGTCATGGCCGAGTTCCTGGCGGTCAGCTACTTTCAGATCACGGTCTGGGCGCTCATCCCGGCGGTCCTTTATTACGTCGCGGTCTTTTCCGCGGTTCATTTCGAGGCCAAGCGCTCGGGGCTCCTCGGCCTGCCGAAAAGCGACATCACGCCGCTCAAGCAAGTGATGCGCGAGCGGGGGCACTTGTTCATCCCCATCCTGATTATTCTCGCCGGACTGTTCGGCGGCTACAGCGCGCCCTTGAGCGCCCTGGCCGGGGCGCTGTCGTGCTTCCCCGTCGCCATGCTGCGCGCCAACACCCGGCGCGAAATCCGCTGGCAAGGCGTGTTCGAAGCGCTCGAGGACGGCGCCAAGAACGCGCTCGCCGTCGCCATGGCTTGCGCCGCCGCCGGCATCGTGGTCGGCGCGGTGACGCTGACCGGGCTCGGCATCACCTTCACCAATGTCGTGGTCGAACTGGCGCGCAGCAGCCTGTTCCTGGCCCTCGTCGTCACCGCGATCGCCGGGATCATTCTCGGGATGGGCATGCCGACCACGCCCGCCTACATCATCATGGTCGCGCTCTTGGTGCCGGCGATCATCAAGCTCGGCGCCATTCCGCCGGCGGCGCACATGTTCGCGTTCTATTTCGCGATCCTATCGGCGATCACGCCGCCGGTCGCGCTCGCGGTCTATGCCGCCGCCGCGCTGGCCAAGACCGATCTGTGGAATTCGGGACTCGCCGCGATGAAGGTCGGTGCCGCCGGCTTCATCGTGCCGTTCATGTTTATTTACGAGCCCTCGCTACTGCTGATCGGCGACTGGACAGATGCGGCGATGGCCTTCGTCAGCGCCTCGGTCGGCACGGCGACGCTCGCCGCCTCGCTGATGGGCTACCTGCTGAGACCGCTCGCGCTTTGGCAACGCGCCCTTTTGCTCGCCGCCGCGCTCATGCTGATCAAACCGGGGTTAATCACGGACACAATCGGATTCGGAATTTTGTTCTTGATCATTTTGCAGCAATACGCCGAAGGCAAGCGCGCCGCCGCAGTTCAGTGA
- a CDS encoding TAXI family TRAP transporter solute-binding subunit: MNKMFLTAAIGVAVIALGQPAPAADTLRLMTGPQGGSWVPLGGSLKSMWEKAMPGVTIQALPGAGIANVKGVQESKTEIGFANSVSTVDAIKGAAPFDKKHDNVCQLATLYPQYFQVVALADAKINSVADLKGKHVAIQPRGNTAEEITRHVLQVYGLDYQKLGKVSHVSYSDAVALLKDGHAQAFTLGTTIPAGAVMDIAAARDIKLLDIGEKIGDMKKINPGYTLNTIKAGTYPKITQDVKVIGYATHLVVSCKLPEAQVYTMAKTMAGHIPDMVAVVKAIDGLTPKMMAEDIGVPLHPGARKFYKEIGAL, from the coding sequence ATGAACAAGATGTTTCTAACGGCCGCGATCGGCGTCGCCGTGATCGCGCTCGGCCAACCGGCGCCCGCCGCCGATACGCTCCGCCTGATGACCGGCCCGCAAGGGGGGTCGTGGGTGCCGCTCGGCGGCTCGCTCAAGTCCATGTGGGAAAAGGCGATGCCCGGGGTGACGATCCAGGCCCTGCCCGGCGCCGGCATCGCCAACGTCAAGGGCGTGCAGGAAAGCAAGACCGAAATCGGATTCGCCAACAGCGTCTCGACCGTGGACGCGATCAAGGGCGCCGCGCCCTTCGACAAGAAGCACGACAACGTCTGCCAGCTCGCCACCCTCTATCCTCAATATTTCCAGGTGGTGGCCTTGGCCGACGCCAAGATCAACTCGGTCGCCGATCTCAAGGGCAAGCATGTCGCCATCCAGCCGCGCGGCAACACCGCCGAAGAAATCACCCGTCACGTTCTGCAGGTCTACGGCCTCGATTACCAGAAGCTCGGCAAGGTCAGCCATGTCTCCTACAGCGACGCAGTCGCGCTTCTGAAGGACGGGCACGCCCAGGCCTTCACGCTCGGCACCACCATCCCCGCCGGCGCGGTGATGGACATCGCCGCCGCGCGCGACATCAAGCTGCTCGATATCGGCGAGAAAATCGGCGATATGAAGAAGATCAATCCCGGCTACACCTTGAACACCATCAAGGCCGGTACCTACCCCAAGATCACCCAGGACGTGAAGGTGATCGGCTACGCCACGCACCTGGTGGTGAGCTGCAAGCTGCCTGAGGCCCAGGTCTACACCATGGCCAAGACTATGGCCGGCCATATCCCGGACATGGTCGCCGTGGTCAAGGCGATCGACGGCCTGACGCCCAAGATGATGGCCGAGGATATCGGCGTGCCGCTGCATCCCGGCGCGCGCAAGTTCTATAAGGAAATCGGGGCTCTGTGA